From the genome of Gemmatimonadales bacterium:
GAGGGACGGGTCAGGACGCTCGGCTCACGCCGGGGAAACCATCGAATCCGGTGTCGAAGCTCAGGATGCTGGTGATATTGTGCCGCTCCATCACCGCGAGGTGCAAGGCATCGCGCGCGGACAGTCGCTCCCAGCCCTGCACGATGGTCTTCGCCTGCTCGACCTCGGCGAGGGTGACGGGGAGAACTTCGTCCACTACGCCGAGCACCGCGTCGAAGGCGGGCTGGATGGCGTCGCGACGCTTGATGGCCACGTAGCGGTGGAGAATCTCCTGGAGGACCTCGGCGTCGGTGACCAGGCGCTCGCCGCCGGCGATGCAGCGTTCGAGGAGGCGCTGCGCGTCGCTCTTGTGCGGGTGCGGCGCCCCGACGAGGTACATCGGGATGTTGGAGTCGACGAAGATCACGACGGCGACGGGCCGCCGAAGTATCCCGACTCGATCT
Proteins encoded in this window:
- a CDS encoding type II toxin-antitoxin system VapC family toxin, with the protein product MIFVDSNIPMYLVGAPHPHKSDAQRLLERCIAGGERLVTDAEVLQEILHRYVAIKRRDAIQPAFDAVLGVVDEVLPVTLAEVEQAKTIVQGWERLSARDALHLAVMERHNITSILSFDTGFDGFPGVSRAS